The following DNA comes from Halorhabdus tiamatea SARL4B.
TGCAGCAGCGTGATCACGTCGAGCGGGCCGACCGTGATCGCGTCGTAGGTGGCGTACCGCCGGGGCATCTCGACGTAGCCCAGCAGAATCATCGCGAAGAACGTCACGTTCGTACCGACCATCGACAGCCAGAAGTGCCACTTCCCGAGCGTGCGCTGGTACATCCGGCCGGTGAAGATCGGGAACCAGTAGTAGATCCCGGCGAACACCGCGAAGGCGATCGCCCCCATGATCACGTAGTGGAAGTGCCCCACGACGTAGTAGGTGTCCGTCAGGATCAGGTTGACCGGGATCGCCGCGAGGAAGACGCCGGTCACGCCCCCGATGATGAAGTTCGCGACGAACCCGATAGAGAACAACATCGGCGTGTTCAGCCTGATGCGGCCGTTCCACATCGTCGTGATCCAGTTGAACGTCTTCACCGCGCTCGGTATCGCGATCGCCAAGGAGACGGCCATGAAACTCGCCCGGAGTCGCGGGTCGATCCCGGTCGCGAACATGTGGTGGGCCCAGACGCCAAAGGAGAGGACGCCGATCGCCAGCGTCGAGTAGACGACGAACTTGAACCCGAAGAGTTTCCGACCCGAAAAGCGCGGGATGATGTAACTGATCAGTCCCATCGGTGGGAGCACCAGTATGTACACTTCGGGATGGCCGAAAAACCAGAAGAGGTGTTGCCAGAGGATCGGATTCCCGCCCTCGACGGCGAAGAACATCGTCCCGAGGTTCCGATCGAGCAACAGCATGATGAGCGCGCTCCCCAGCAGCGGGAACGCGAAGATGATGATTCCCGACTGGGTGAGCATCGTCCAGGAGAAGATATCGAGGTTCGCCCAGGAGACGTCGTCACCGCGTTCGGTGAAGATTGTGACGATGAAGTTGATCGCCCCCATCGTCGCCGAGACGCCGGTCAGATGGAGCCCGAGCAACATCAGGTCCGTACCGAAGTGTGCCTGCTCGACAGAAAGCGGTGCGTAAAGCGTCCAGGAGGCCTGGGAGGGAGCGATCCCGGGGATGAGAAAGCCGGCCCAGATGAGCAACGCGCCCGGCGGCAACAGCCAGAAGGCGATCGCGTTGATCCGGGGGAAGGCCATGTCGTCGGCCCCGATCAGCAGTGGGATGAAGTAGTTGCCGAAGGCCGCCAGGATCGGCGTCCCGAACAGAAACAGCATGGTGATGCCGTGGCTGGTGAGCAACGCGTTGTAGAACTGCGGGCTGACGATATTCGAGGCCGGCGTCGTCAGTTCGAGCCGCATCACGACGACGGCGAGCCCGCCGACCGCCAGCGCGATCAGCGCGAACGCACCATAGAGGAGGCCGATGTCCTTGTGATCGACTGTGGTGAGCCACCGGAGCACGCCGCCCGGTTTCTCCCGGTGGCCGTACCCACTTTCGCCGACTGTCCCGCCGCCAGCCGGCGACGCATAGCTTCGCCAGTCTTCGATACGCGTGAGAAACGCCGCGACCCCGACCAGCAACACCCCCATCAACACCGTCAATGCCAGCTGTTCGCCTGCCATGGCCCACGTTCCGGGAGAAATCCACTAAAAGGGTGCGTTAGAGGCATCATTCGCTCCCGGTTATCTCCATTGGAGCGAGGTGGCCGGTATACCCTCCAGCCTGCATGGACTGGGGTACGCTGTTCCGTCGGTCACTCCCTGGATCCGGAGACGACGCCCGGCGGCTCCTCGGATTCGCCGTCGGCCTCGGCCCGCGAGACGGCCCGCCCGGCGTAATAGGACAGCACGCCGAGCAAGACCATCATCGAGCCGACGATCGCGAGTTGGAGGCCGGAGGCGACGCTGTTCCAGCCGAACGGGTTGGCGACGACGAACGCGACGAAGAAAAACGACAGAATTCCGAGCGGAATCGCGTTGACCGTGAGATCGAGCACCGTCTCGCGATCGAGTTCCCCGAATTGCATGAATGAGCGTTCGTCGACGGAGATAAATAGGCTGTTGAAACCGGAAATCGACGGTCGATCGGGCCGACTCACTCCGAGACGAGACCCACGATCCCGACTGCGAGCAGAATTACACCGGCTCCCGTGATCGAGAGTCCGCGGCCGACGATGCCGTTTGGCTCAGTGAGGAGTGAGGCAACTTCGACCGTTCCGGGGTCGATCTGTGTGGCGACGACGATACCGCCGAGTACGACGAAGACGACGCCGAGACCGGCTATCGGCCGCCAGAGGTTGCTCGCGTAGCGCGACTCCCGGAGGATGCCGGCGACGCTCGCCCCGAGAAGGAGAATACCGCCGACGGCGACCGGATACAGCCCGATGAATACGCCGAGTTCCGAGAGGGCGAACCCGAGTGCGACGAACAGCGGCCAGGGACTGGCCCGCCGACTTGGCGTCTGCACGTTCGTCTGTTCGCTCATGGACGATAGTGCAGTGGTGACCTCAAAGGTCCGTCGGAGGTGACAATGCCGGCCGGGATCGTCTCGCGGATGCCCCGGGTGGTACAGGGAGCATCCCCGCGCGCTGGCGCAAAGTATATGCCGCGCATGCGACTTGTTCGTGACAATGACCACACGAGCGCTCGAGCGCGTCGACGACTGGGAGACGCGTTCGTACACCGGGGGTTATCGCGGCATCCACGACCTTGCGGACCAGGCGTTCTCGGGCGTGGTCCGCGCGGGGACGGCGACGCTGTGTATGCTCAACGGCACCGTCGTCGGCGTGCTCGACGGGACGATCGAGGACTTCGAAGCGGCCGATGGAACGGCCTACGTCGCGCCGACGCCCGCCCTGCCACTGCTGGCCGTGATGCAGGAGCGTAGCGACGAGGTGCGGGCGAAATATTACACCGAGGACACGCCGCTCTCGAAGGTCGACAGGACGCTCGAAGACGGTGGGTTCACCGGCTTCGTCGAACTCTCCGAGAACGTTCTCAGCGGCGACTACTACGTCGTTTACCACGGTGGTCGTTCGATGAGCGTGGCGTTCGTCGGCGAGCGCGGGCAGCTTCTGACCGAAGAGGAGGCCTTCGAGCGCGCCGACGGCGAGGTCGGTATCTACGAGGTTCGGCCCGTCGAGATCGACGTCATCGACGTCCCGGAACCCGAACCAGACACATCGTCGTCGGCCGCTGTCGGTGCACCTACCGGAGACTCGGCCGCTGGTGGGGCCGATGCGGACAGCGAGTCTGTTGAGGACGCCACAGCAGTCGATGCCGAGGCGGCCGAGGAAACCGACATTGGCGACGACAGCGACGACGAGTCGGCCGACGGGGCGACCGATCGAGAATCGGCAGGGGAACCGCCAGCACACGAGGAGGATACGGCCGAGGAGAGTGCGTCAGAGCCGGACACTGATACTACGTCCGGGGACCACGGGACTGACGATTCGGCGAGTAGTGACGATTCGGCGAGTAGTAACGATTCGGCGAGTAGTGCTAGCACGCCGCGCGCGACGCCCGATAACGTGGAGACCTCCTCACGTGTGCCGGACGGCGAAGCGGAGACTGACGAACGCACTGGGACCGATCGACCGACGACAGAAACCCAGCACTCTGCGGGCTCGGATCGCGCCCTGTCACGGACCGACGAGGCGGACCAGGCTACCGAAACCCGGTCCACACCAACCGACGAGGCGGACCAGGCTACCGAAACCCGGTCCACACCAGCACAGTCAGAGCCCACCGACCAACCACGCCGGTCGACCGATCG
Coding sequences within:
- a CDS encoding cbb3-type cytochrome c oxidase subunit I, with product MAGEQLALTVLMGVLLVGVAAFLTRIEDWRSYASPAGGGTVGESGYGHREKPGGVLRWLTTVDHKDIGLLYGAFALIALAVGGLAVVVMRLELTTPASNIVSPQFYNALLTSHGITMLFLFGTPILAAFGNYFIPLLIGADDMAFPRINAIAFWLLPPGALLIWAGFLIPGIAPSQASWTLYAPLSVEQAHFGTDLMLLGLHLTGVSATMGAINFIVTIFTERGDDVSWANLDIFSWTMLTQSGIIIFAFPLLGSALIMLLLDRNLGTMFFAVEGGNPILWQHLFWFFGHPEVYILVLPPMGLISYIIPRFSGRKLFGFKFVVYSTLAIGVLSFGVWAHHMFATGIDPRLRASFMAVSLAIAIPSAVKTFNWITTMWNGRIRLNTPMLFSIGFVANFIIGGVTGVFLAAIPVNLILTDTYYVVGHFHYVIMGAIAFAVFAGIYYWFPIFTGRMYQRTLGKWHFWLSMVGTNVTFFAMILLGYVEMPRRYATYDAITVGPLDVITLLHQAATVGALILLVGQLVFVWNVLQSWLDGPKVTDGDPWDLKDDGLFTREFAWHEDRLTAADGGEPQNDGVRADGGTPETSSD
- a CDS encoding DUF6684 family protein is translated as MQFGELDRETVLDLTVNAIPLGILSFFFVAFVVANPFGWNSVASGLQLAIVGSMMVLLGVLSYYAGRAVSRAEADGESEEPPGVVSGSRE
- a CDS encoding DUF7541 family protein yields the protein MSEQTNVQTPSRRASPWPLFVALGFALSELGVFIGLYPVAVGGILLLGASVAGILRESRYASNLWRPIAGLGVVFVVLGGIVVATQIDPGTVEVASLLTEPNGIVGRGLSITGAGVILLAVGIVGLVSE